From the genome of Deltaproteobacteria bacterium, one region includes:
- a CDS encoding RluA family pseudouridine synthase yields MSLPTVKWISSQVLWQDSHCLVVNKPARLLTLGDDSGDDTLLALVREFHASRQAPGKKGYVAPLHSLDRPVSGAVMFALSSKAASRLSAQMRGRDIGKTYLAIVEGTPPGPSGVLTGALLKDRDRNVTTMVQAGTAGSKSCELAFRVIARHGGLTLVAVAPKTGRSHQIRVQLADAGMPIYGDVKYGASVPWEGQIALHARALAFHHPITKELIEVVAALPPVWQSIWPAPIAENIHV; encoded by the coding sequence ATGTCTTTACCAACAGTTAAGTGGATCAGTTCGCAGGTGCTATGGCAAGACAGCCACTGTCTGGTGGTCAATAAACCGGCGCGCCTACTGACCTTGGGCGACGACAGTGGTGACGATACGCTCTTAGCATTGGTGCGGGAGTTTCACGCCAGTCGGCAGGCTCCGGGTAAGAAGGGGTATGTGGCGCCCTTACACTCGCTCGATCGTCCGGTCTCAGGTGCGGTGATGTTTGCTCTTAGTAGCAAGGCGGCCTCTCGCCTTTCGGCACAGATGCGTGGGCGTGACATTGGCAAGACCTACCTCGCCATTGTCGAAGGCACGCCGCCTGGTCCGAGCGGGGTCCTCACCGGGGCGCTCCTCAAGGACCGGGACCGCAACGTCACCACCATGGTCCAGGCCGGCACTGCGGGGTCTAAGAGTTGCGAGTTGGCATTCCGGGTCATTGCGCGCCACGGCGGGCTGACACTTGTGGCCGTGGCTCCCAAGACGGGTAGGAGCCATCAGATTCGGGTACAGCTAGCCGACGCTGGCATGCCCATATACGGCGACGTAAAGTACGGGGCGTCAGTTCCATGGGAGGGACAAATTGCCCTGCATGCTAGGGCCTTAGCGTTTCATCATCCCATCACTAAGGAGCTGATCGAGGTGGTGGCAGCGCTGCCGCCCGTATGGCAATCCATTTGGCCGGCGCCGATTGCGGAGAACATTCATGTATAA
- a CDS encoding methyltransferase domain-containing protein has protein sequence MYKKPKLELQTTTLWEYPSQHYGEGMQGSKNYKGATPSWVIWNLLKRYTKDGDTVIDPMCGSGTTLDVCKDLGRQGLGFDLQPQRAAIVRADARHLPVADGSAEFVFVDPPYSTHLKYSGLPECIGELDADGGGYYEAMTEVITEIHRVLKPGGHVGVYVSDSWRQDHPFCPIGFELFAIMRRFFVPVDIVAVVRHNRTMKRDHWHRSAALGNYFLRGFNYLLIMRQGDVSKPTKTRAPKPPPLTPVAKPMPRGKQRKKKKHRI, from the coding sequence ATGTATAAGAAGCCGAAATTAGAGCTCCAGACCACGACTTTATGGGAGTACCCCTCGCAGCACTATGGCGAGGGCATGCAGGGCAGTAAGAACTACAAGGGTGCCACCCCTTCCTGGGTCATTTGGAATCTGCTCAAGCGCTACACCAAAGACGGCGACACGGTCATCGATCCGATGTGCGGCAGTGGGACAACCCTCGATGTCTGTAAGGATCTTGGCCGCCAAGGGCTAGGCTTCGACTTGCAACCGCAGCGCGCCGCGATCGTGCGGGCGGATGCGCGGCATCTACCGGTGGCAGACGGCAGCGCCGAGTTTGTTTTTGTCGATCCACCGTACTCGACGCATCTTAAGTACTCGGGATTGCCCGAGTGCATTGGCGAGCTAGACGCCGACGGGGGAGGGTACTACGAGGCGATGACCGAGGTGATCACCGAGATCCACCGCGTCCTCAAACCTGGTGGGCATGTCGGTGTTTACGTGAGTGATTCGTGGCGTCAGGACCATCCGTTCTGCCCCATCGGCTTTGAGCTGTTTGCGATCATGCGGCGCTTTTTTGTACCAGTTGATATCGTGGCGGTGGTGCGCCACAATCGGACTATGAAGCGCGATCACTGGCATCGGTCGGCGGCACTTGGTAATTATTTTTTACGCGGATTCAATTATCTGCTTATTATGCGCCAAGGTGACGTGTCCAAGCCGACTAAGACGCGTGCTCCCAAGCCACCGCCACTGACCCCGGTGGCCAAGCCGATGCCGCGAGGTAAGCAGCGCAAGAAAAAGAAGCACCGTATTTGA
- a CDS encoding rod shape-determining protein encodes MIFDWLAGLFSNDLAIDLGTANTLVYVKGVGIVMNEPSVVAINKNVTGPKRILAVGKEAKEMLGRTPGDIVAIRPLKDGVIADFEITAAMIRYFVEKAHNRRTMVKPRVIVCVPYGITNVEKRAVKEAAESAGVREVFLIEEPMAAAIGAGLPVTEPSGSMIVDIGGGTTEVAVISLAGIVYSKSVRVAGDKMDEAIINYIKRKYNLLIGERTAEEIKIAIGNAYPSDVIESMHVKGRDMVAGIPKTIQVTSEEIREAIAEPVNIIVEAVRVALEQTPPELAADIVDKGIVLAGGGALIKNLDVLLREETGLPIMIADNPLTSVVIGSGKALDQIHVLSGITQ; translated from the coding sequence ATGATCTTTGACTGGCTTGCTGGCTTATTCTCCAACGACTTAGCTATCGACCTCGGGACCGCCAACACCTTAGTTTACGTCAAGGGTGTGGGCATTGTGATGAACGAGCCATCGGTCGTTGCCATCAATAAGAACGTGACTGGCCCTAAGCGTATCCTCGCCGTTGGCAAGGAAGCGAAGGAGATGCTTGGTCGTACCCCTGGTGACATTGTCGCCATTCGTCCCTTGAAGGACGGTGTGATTGCTGACTTTGAGATCACGGCTGCGATGATCCGTTACTTCGTCGAGAAGGCGCACAATCGCCGCACGATGGTTAAGCCTCGTGTGATCGTCTGTGTTCCCTACGGTATCACCAACGTTGAGAAGCGTGCGGTTAAAGAAGCTGCCGAGAGCGCCGGCGTGCGTGAAGTGTTCCTGATCGAGGAGCCAATGGCGGCGGCGATTGGTGCTGGCTTGCCGGTGACTGAGCCGAGCGGCAGCATGATTGTCGACATCGGTGGTGGCACGACGGAAGTCGCTGTGATCTCCTTGGCCGGTATTGTCTACTCGAAGTCGGTCCGCGTTGCGGGCGACAAGATGGATGAGGCCATCATTAACTACATCAAGCGTAAGTACAACCTCCTCATCGGTGAGCGCACCGCTGAGGAGATCAAGATTGCCATTGGTAATGCCTATCCTAGCGATGTGATCGAGTCGATGCATGTCAAGGGCCGCGACATGGTGGCTGGTATTCCAAAGACCATCCAGGTGACGTCGGAGGAGATTCGCGAGGCGATTGCTGAGCCAGTCAACATCATTGTTGAGGCCGTGCGCGTTGCTCTCGAGCAGACGCCGCCCGAATTAGCTGCTGATATCGTCGACAAGGGCATCGTCCTTGCTGGTGGTGGCGCTCTGATCAAAAATCTCGACGTGCTTCTCCGCGAGGAGACGGGTCTGCCGATCATGATTGCTGACAATCCGCTCACATCGGTTGTGATCGGCAGCGGTAAGGCTCTTGATCAGATCCATGTCCTCAGTGGTATTACTCAGTAA